The Desulfurella amilsii region GTGTGTCTCAATCTGATTATATGCAAGCGCGTTGGGGTACACATGGCGATCATATGATAATTGCGCTTGCACCATCAACCTTGATTGAAACATACACAGAAACAATCAGAGCCTTTAATTTAGCAGAAAAATACAGAACACCCGTTTTGCTATTAACAGATGCAGTACTTGCCCACTTGCATGGTAGGGTTGAGATCCCAGATATTTCAAATTTTGAAATCATTGAAAGAACGCAACCAACAGTGTCACCAGAAGAATATTATCCGTACGACGTAGAGCGCTTTGGTATGGTACCGCCTTTACCAAATAAAGAAAACTGGAGAAAGTACAAGTTCCATATGACTGGCTTAAATAAAGACAAGACTGGTTTTCCAACGGTTGATCCCAAAAAAGTTGAAGAAGACGAAGAAAGAATGATAAACAAGATAATGAATAATACAAAAGATATTGAAAGCTTTGAATATTATATGGTGGATGACGCTGATTTGCTTGTTGTAGCGTATGGAACAAATGCAACAGCAGCAAGAGTAGCCATTGATGAGGCTAGAGCAAAAGGTATTAAGGTAGGTATGTTTAGACCAATTACAGTATGGCCATTCCCAGAGACACAAATATTTGATTTAAGCAAGAAATTCAAAAAGATAATTGTTAGCGAGATTAATTTAGGTCAAATGTTGTACGAAGTACAAAGAGCCGTAAGAGGAAACTCAGAAGTTTTTACTGTTTTGCTAGCCGCTGGAGTTCCTATTAGGCCTCAGCAGATACTCGAAAAAATTGAGGAGGTATCTAAATGAGTGTTGATTACTCAAAATATTTAAGAATGGACAAATTGCCACTATACTGGTGTCCTGGTTGTGGCAATGGTACTGTTTTGAAAGCTTTATTGACGGCAATAGATGAGCTTGGATGGGAAAATAATGATGTTGCTATGGTATCTGGCATTGGGTGTTCTGCTAGAGGGTCTGGCTATGTAAACTTTCACACACTACACACACTGCATGGAAGGGCAGTACCTGCAGCTACTGCTATAAAGATGTGTCATCCAGATATGCATGTTGTAGTGTTTTCTGGTGATGGTGATATGACAGCAATTGGTGGCAATCACTTTATTCATGCTTGTAGAAGAAATATCGATATTACATTAATAATTGTGGATAACTGGATTTATGGTATGACTGGGGGACAGTATTCTCCACTTACGCCTACTGGCACAAAAGCTTCAACTATGCCAAGAGGAAATATTGATCCAACATTTGACGCAGTAGAGCTT contains the following coding sequences:
- a CDS encoding 2-oxoacid:acceptor oxidoreductase subunit alpha; translation: MSNVEIANGNELVVEAAIAAGCRFYAGYPITPSSEIPEHFSKRMPEVSGVFMQFEDEIASVIAAVGASYAGYKSMTATSGPGLSLKQEGLGLACMMELPLVIVDVMRGGPSTGLPTRVSQSDYMQARWGTHGDHMIIALAPSTLIETYTETIRAFNLAEKYRTPVLLLTDAVLAHLHGRVEIPDISNFEIIERTQPTVSPEEYYPYDVERFGMVPPLPNKENWRKYKFHMTGLNKDKTGFPTVDPKKVEEDEERMINKIMNNTKDIESFEYYMVDDADLLVVAYGTNATAARVAIDEARAKGIKVGMFRPITVWPFPETQIFDLSKKFKKIIVSEINLGQMLYEVQRAVRGNSEVFTVLLAAGVPIRPQQILEKIEEVSK
- a CDS encoding thiamine pyrophosphate-dependent enzyme yields the protein MSVDYSKYLRMDKLPLYWCPGCGNGTVLKALLTAIDELGWENNDVAMVSGIGCSARGSGYVNFHTLHTLHGRAVPAATAIKMCHPDMHVVVFSGDGDMTAIGGNHFIHACRRNIDITLIIVDNWIYGMTGGQYSPLTPTGTKASTMPRGNIDPTFDAVELAKGAGATFVARGSVAEPVILKNYIKKALEHKGTSVVDALSNCHIQWGRRNKFGDPVKLVDYIKSVTISQAKSAKLAKEELEGKYITGIFVDDSTKKEYTQSYKELIEKAQAKA